The following coding sequences lie in one Bacteroidota bacterium genomic window:
- a CDS encoding DoxX family protein: MPQTLSLIVLAAVFVAAGVAHFVRPRMFETIVPPSLPAPRLLVYLSGVAEVLGGIGLLVPSLRPWAGWGLAALLVAVFPANLYMARESDRFRSLAPRWALRARLALQPLLIVWVLWAARSVSVL; the protein is encoded by the coding sequence GTGCCGCAGACCCTCTCGCTCATCGTGCTGGCGGCCGTCTTCGTCGCCGCTGGCGTGGCGCATTTCGTGCGGCCGAGGATGTTCGAGACCATCGTGCCGCCTTCGCTGCCGGCCCCGCGCCTGCTCGTGTACCTGAGCGGCGTCGCCGAGGTGCTGGGCGGCATCGGCCTGCTGGTGCCGTCGCTGCGGCCGTGGGCCGGCTGGGGCCTGGCGGCTCTCCTGGTGGCCGTCTTCCCGGCGAACCTCTACATGGCGAGGGAGTCGGACCGCTTTCGCTCTCTCGCGCCGCGCTGGGCGCTGCGAGCCCGGCTCGCGCTCCAGCCGCTCCTCATCGTCTGGGTTCTGTGGGCCGCTCGCTCTGTCTCTGTGCTCTAG